In Pseudomonadota bacterium, a genomic segment contains:
- a CDS encoding trifunctional transcriptional activator/DNA repair protein Ada/methylated-DNA--[protein]-cysteine S-methyltransferase encodes MLFQLPDDQILYDALLKRDRSYEGIAWVGVTSTGIFCRLSCTARKPKAENCRFFDNIADCLDAGFRPCRRCRPLHPISAEDPLVSRLLAALEEDPTRRWREADIQQLGLDPSTVRRTFKRHYGMTFLEMARLRRLRSGMEQIAQGSAIIDAQQQAGFDSASGFRQAIARLTGQPPSSLSKAHKLCCGWVETPLGPMIAVADEQALHLLEFHDRKGLPGELKRLQAHRGPLGIAPNPLIDQISAELKDYFSGQITLFQTPCGTSGSPPASAFTRSVWDALQAIPAGETRSYGALARQLGRPGSSRAVARANGANTLSIVVPCHRVIGADGSLTGYGGGLWRKQWLLEHERVHTARRARQEAS; translated from the coding sequence ATGTTATTTCAACTGCCCGATGACCAGATCCTCTACGACGCGCTGCTGAAGCGAGACCGCAGCTACGAAGGCATCGCCTGGGTTGGCGTCACCAGTACCGGTATCTTTTGTCGACTGAGCTGCACAGCCCGCAAGCCGAAGGCCGAGAACTGCCGTTTCTTCGACAACATCGCGGACTGTCTGGACGCAGGCTTCCGGCCATGCCGTCGCTGCCGACCGTTACACCCGATCTCAGCTGAGGACCCGCTGGTCAGTCGCCTGCTTGCGGCACTGGAAGAGGACCCGACTCGGCGCTGGCGAGAGGCGGACATTCAGCAGCTTGGGCTGGATCCTTCCACCGTGCGACGCACCTTTAAACGCCATTACGGCATGACTTTCCTCGAAATGGCCCGGCTGCGACGCCTGCGCAGCGGCATGGAGCAGATCGCCCAGGGTTCGGCGATCATCGATGCGCAGCAGCAGGCAGGGTTCGACTCCGCCAGTGGCTTTCGCCAGGCCATCGCCCGGCTCACCGGCCAGCCGCCATCGAGCTTGAGCAAGGCCCATAAACTCTGCTGTGGCTGGGTCGAGACGCCGCTGGGTCCGATGATTGCGGTTGCTGATGAGCAGGCCCTTCACCTCCTGGAGTTTCACGACCGAAAAGGCCTGCCCGGGGAGCTCAAACGCCTGCAGGCTCATCGCGGGCCTCTCGGAATCGCTCCGAACCCACTGATCGACCAGATCAGCGCTGAGCTCAAAGACTACTTTTCTGGCCAGATCACTCTTTTCCAAACGCCCTGCGGGACATCCGGCAGCCCGCCGGCAAGCGCTTTTACCCGTTCGGTGTGGGATGCGCTGCAGGCGATTCCGGCCGGTGAAACCCGGAGCTATGGAGCGCTGGCGAGGCAGCTTGGCAGGCCCGGCTCAAGCCGAGCTGTGGCTCGCGCCAACGGTGCCAATACGCTGTCGATTGTGGTGCCTTGCCACCGGGTTATCGGTGCCGACGGTTCGTTGACCGGCTATGGCGGAGGGCTGTGGCGCAAGCAGTGGCTTTTGGAGCACGAGCGGGTTCATACCGCCCGGCGGGCGAGGCAGGAAGCCTCCTGA
- a CDS encoding DUF3379 family protein, with protein sequence MDFEQYKIYLNADPRSREPEFLEASRSSIQNASAHAAAQEFEDKLESALRVPVPSPSVETILAHCFTDEESSHSYRPPTWLAMAAAVLVLVGVASVILPRGPQVDAFAREAFVAHLEHPEPAAFANDRPLPPPMVAQGFTSQGVSLEEAIADVTYLSPCVIGEKRGLHLVLTDDTGDKVTVMLMPGEPMEEKHNFSMDQVTVQMMPTGAGALALFGHQGQDLSPLARQLARDLNRSNNLVASL encoded by the coding sequence ATGGATTTCGAACAGTACAAAATTTACCTGAATGCCGACCCACGCAGCCGTGAGCCGGAGTTCCTGGAAGCGAGCCGAAGCTCCATCCAAAACGCCAGCGCACATGCCGCTGCGCAGGAATTCGAGGACAAGCTTGAGAGTGCCTTGCGAGTTCCGGTCCCGTCCCCATCCGTCGAGACCATTCTTGCGCATTGCTTCACGGACGAGGAGAGCTCACATAGCTATCGCCCGCCCACGTGGCTGGCGATGGCGGCCGCGGTGCTTGTGCTGGTTGGCGTCGCTTCGGTCATCCTGCCCCGAGGACCTCAGGTGGATGCCTTCGCGCGCGAGGCTTTTGTGGCGCACCTGGAGCATCCCGAGCCCGCTGCGTTCGCCAATGACCGACCGCTCCCACCGCCGATGGTTGCCCAGGGCTTTACGTCTCAGGGCGTGAGTCTGGAAGAAGCGATCGCGGACGTCACCTACTTGAGCCCGTGTGTGATCGGCGAGAAGCGCGGACTACACCTCGTTCTGACCGACGATACGGGCGACAAGGTGACCGTTATGCTGATGCCAGGAGAGCCCATGGAGGAAAAGCACAACTTTTCCATGGATCAGGTCACGGTGCAGATGATGCCAACCGGTGCTGGCGCCCTGGCGCTCTTCGGACACCAGGGCCAGGATCTGTCGCCGCTGGCACGGCAGCTCGCGCGAGATCTCAACCGGTCTAACAATCTGGTCGCCAGCCTCTAG
- a CDS encoding Lrp/AsnC family transcriptional regulator: MELDRVDRQILHLLQTVPDITAGAIGEQIGASQATCWRRIQRYRDEGLVPNQFVALDRRKAGFRAMVFAQVKLTTQGRANLTAFSEAVQRYPEVQECYVLMGNVDFLLRIVAQDIEAYERFFFEKLSQLPGVQEVTSNIALSEIKRSNYLPV, from the coding sequence ATGGAGCTAGACCGCGTAGACCGCCAGATATTGCACCTGCTACAAACCGTGCCGGACATCACCGCGGGCGCCATCGGCGAGCAGATTGGGGCCTCCCAGGCGACCTGCTGGCGGCGCATTCAGCGCTACCGGGATGAGGGCCTGGTACCCAACCAGTTTGTGGCCCTCGATCGGCGAAAAGCCGGGTTCCGGGCGATGGTTTTTGCGCAGGTCAAACTCACCACCCAAGGTCGGGCGAACCTCACCGCATTTTCTGAAGCGGTCCAGCGCTACCCGGAGGTCCAGGAGTGTTACGTGCTGATGGGAAACGTTGATTTTCTGCTGCGGATCGTCGCGCAGGATATCGAAGCCTATGAGCGGTTTTTCTTCGAAAAGCTGTCGCAGCTGCCTGGGGTTCAGGAGGTCACGTCGAATATCGCTCTGTCAGAAATCAAACGAAGCAACTACCTCCCCGTCTAA